CAGTGAACACCGCATACTGCGCCCGGCGATTTTGTGGAATGACGGACGTTGCGCCGAAGAGTGTGCGCTCCTCGAAGAACGGGTGCCGACGTCACGCCAAATCACCGGTAACCTGATGATGCCAGGCTTTACCGCGCCTAAGCTACTGTGGGTGCAACGCCACGAGCCGGACATTTTTAAGCAGGTAGCGAAAGTCTTGCTACCAAAAGATTATCTACGTTTTCGTATGACCGGTGATTTCGCCAGCGACATGTCGGACGCGGCGGGAACGATGTGGCTTGATGTTGCTAAACGCGACTGGAGCGAGGCGATGCTCGATGCATGCCAATTGACCCGTGATCACATGCCTGCGCTCTTCGAGGGCAGCGAAATCACCGGCGTGCTCAATCCGTCGATTGCGGATAGCTGGGATATGCCTGCCGTGCCGGTGGTGGCGGGCGGGGGCGATAACGCGGCGGGTGCCGTAGGCGTTGGGATGGTTGATGCAGGACAGGCGATGCTGTCGCTCGGTACCTCAGGCGTCTACTTTGCGGTGAGTGATGGTTATCGCAGCAATCCGGAGAGCGCGGTGCACAGCTTCTGCCACGCGTTGCCGGGGAAATGGCATTTGATGTCGGTGATGTTAAGCGCCGCGTCGTGTCTGGACTGGGCGGCAAACCTGACAGGACTTAAAGATGTTCCCGCGCTCATTTCGGCGGCACAGCAGGCCAATGAAGAGGCTGGTGCCGTGTGGTTCTTGCCGTATCTTTCAGGTGAGCGCACACCGCACAATAATCCAGAGGCGAAGGGTGTCTTCTTTGGCTTAACCCATCAGCACGGCCCGGCCGAACTGGCGCGCGCGGTGCTTGAAGGCGTTGGGTATGCACTGGCGGATGGCATGGATGTGGTTCATGACTG
Above is a window of Lelliottia jeotgali DNA encoding:
- a CDS encoding Xylulose kinase — encoded protein: MYIGIDLGTSGVKAILLNEQGDVLASHTEKLHVSRPHPLWSEQDPEAWWQATDRVIRALGQQHSLREVNALGIAGQMHGATLLDSEHRILRPAILWNDGRCAEECALLEERVPTSRQITGNLMMPGFTAPKLLWVQRHEPDIFKQVAKVLLPKDYLRFRMTGDFASDMSDAAGTMWLDVAKRDWSEAMLDACQLTRDHMPALFEGSEITGVLNPSIADSWDMPAVPVVAGGGDNAAGAVGVGMVDAGQAMLSLGTSGVYFAVSDGYRSNPESAVHSFCHALPGKWHLMSVMLSAASCLDWAANLTGLKDVPALISAAQQANEEAGAVWFLPYLSGERTPHNNPEAKGVFFGLTHQHGPAELARAVLEGVGYALADGMDVVHDCGLKPTSITLIGGGARSSYWRQMLADISGLQLDYRTGGDVGPALGAARLAQIAVNPDKPLAQLLPQLTLEQEHKPDAVRHARYAERREVFRKIYQQLLPLMS